In a single window of the Melissococcus plutonius ATCC 35311 genome:
- a CDS encoding response regulator, translating into MVRIYLAEDQELLNTALKMILNLEEDFEVIGSATDGKTAFVDIIRLKPDIVLLDIETPEMTGLEIARQIQLMNLDIKIVILTTFAQESYFKQAIQSQVNGYMLKDSPSDELIRSLYSILAGDTIFSHELVSQSFVTCKNPLTDREIEILNLLKKGANTKQIAENLFLSNGTVRNYISAILNKTGTKSRIEAINLANEQGWI; encoded by the coding sequence ATGGTTCGAATATATTTAGCAGAAGATCAAGAATTATTAAATACAGCGTTAAAAATGATTTTAAATTTAGAAGAAGATTTTGAAGTTATTGGCTCAGCAACGGATGGAAAGACAGCTTTTGTCGATATTATTCGATTAAAACCCGATATCGTTTTACTTGATATTGAGACGCCTGAGATGACTGGTTTGGAAATTGCTCGTCAAATTCAGCTTATGAATTTAGATATTAAGATTGTTATTTTGACAACTTTTGCACAAGAAAGTTATTTTAAGCAAGCTATTCAAAGTCAGGTCAACGGCTATATGTTAAAAGATAGTCCAAGCGATGAATTGATCCGTTCTCTTTACTCTATTCTGGCTGGAGATACGATTTTTTCTCATGAATTGGTATCACAATCTTTTGTCACTTGTAAAAATCCACTAACTGATAGGGAAATTGAAATTTTAAATCTATTAAAAAAAGGGGCGAATACAAAGCAAATAGCTGAAAATTTATTCTTAAGTAATGGTACTGTACGTAATTATATTTCTGCTATTTTAAACAAAACAGGTACAAAATCACGTATTGAAGCAATCAATCTAGCAAATGAACAAGGTTGGATTTAA
- a CDS encoding CatB-related O-acetyltransferase → MNNKQNFEKWSDILYLKDLVTNPLIEVGDFSYYSGYYSDQPFENGCVRYLWGDPLTKAAFNPTVEFGWQLDKLIIGNYVCIASGVTILMGGNHNHHPDWITVYPFTSHIKNSYEPKGNTVIKSDAWIGMNAMIMPGVTIGEGAIVAAGSMVVKDVAPYTIVGGNPAKVIKQRFTDDEIHMLLELRWFDWTEAQIDAAKDILMGGTIDDLYHYYKRNILN, encoded by the coding sequence ATGAATAATAAACAAAATTTTGAAAAATGGTCAGATATTCTATATTTAAAGGATTTGGTGACAAATCCATTGATAGAAGTAGGAGATTTTTCTTATTACTCTGGCTATTATAGTGATCAACCTTTTGAAAATGGTTGTGTACGTTATTTATGGGGAGACCCATTGACAAAGGCTGCCTTTAATCCAACAGTAGAGTTTGGCTGGCAGTTAGATAAATTAATCATTGGTAATTATGTTTGTATTGCCAGTGGCGTTACTATTTTAATGGGAGGTAATCATAATCATCATCCAGACTGGATTACTGTTTATCCTTTCACAAGTCATATAAAAAATTCTTATGAACCTAAAGGAAATACTGTGATAAAAAGTGACGCTTGGATTGGGATGAATGCAATGATCATGCCAGGTGTGACCATTGGAGAAGGTGCAATTGTTGCAGCAGGTTCAATGGTCGTCAAAGATGTAGCACCCTATACAATTGTTGGTGGGAATCCAGCTAAAGTAATCAAACAACGCTTCACTGATGATGAAATTCATATGCTTTTGGAGTTAAGGTGGTTTGACTGGACTGAAGCTCAAATTGATGCGGCTAAAGACATCTTGATGGGTGGCACTATTGATGATTTGTATCATTACTATAAAAGAAATATCTTAAATTAA
- a CDS encoding DNA topology modulation protein FlaR, with the protein MINDELKGILQDKKKILIIGPNGAGKSTVAAKLGEQFKMKVYHLDKIYWKENWKSIDEQEFNRKVDDIMLSDIACIIDGDYCSNLERRLKYADLIIWLQVPLFICIFNIIKRRFKNINSVRPDMADGCKEKLSFSFFIYALKYNQRSGRKTRRLIDNAYHKEVLIINKYRMLRKLLKS; encoded by the coding sequence ATGATAAATGATGAGTTGAAGGGTATTTTGCAAGATAAAAAGAAAATATTAATAATAGGTCCAAATGGTGCTGGTAAGTCAACGGTAGCTGCAAAATTAGGTGAACAATTCAAAATGAAAGTATATCACCTTGATAAAATCTATTGGAAAGAGAATTGGAAATCCATTGATGAGCAAGAATTTAATAGGAAGGTTGATGATATTATGCTTTCTGATATTGCTTGTATTATTGATGGTGATTATTGTTCTAATTTAGAGAGAAGACTGAAATATGCTGATTTGATTATTTGGCTTCAAGTCCCTTTATTTATCTGTATCTTTAATATAATCAAGCGTAGATTTAAAAATATTAATAGTGTACGCCCTGATATGGCAGATGGCTGTAAAGAAAAATTAAGTTTCTCTTTTTTTATCTATGCTTTGAAGTACAATCAACGTTCCGGGAGAAAAACAAGACGATTAATCGATAACGCTTATCATAAAGAGGTACTCATCATTAATAAATATAGGATGTTGAGAAAATTGTTAAAATCATAA
- a CDS encoding DUF4874 domain-containing protein, which translates to MKKLYKIGLFFSILFFCLLGIAVRGEGTSKQIINVPQLSGDYDTLLADNSDRGLRLELNMDVRTGKSLWGDSNITAAQQLENAMKKYNTDKPQLAQVYLYLTGYKDKPLDDAAIENMNKYFDLLAKKGIKAVLRFAYIWDDSNVLAQEPKTNQVVSHIDQLAPWISKHRNQITVLQAGFIGTWGEWDSGARSRMNEKQILTTLLDKTPKDLQIQVRYLNIKNNNIEKNSENWNRAGYHDDFLIGVPHGWNTAGSNPNSADWKQMTEESKNLLIDGEMIWGSANATYVSGDGINGLLMAKRLAEQHFTSLSITHNYTEGGKDKPYSMVNWQSEFVNQRVLEKNGLPYQPEWFIDQNGNNIPRSLFEYIKQYLGYRIAVESGSYNIKNNQLNVSLKMKNYGFAAPLALDGVYVVLLDENNHQTAQKEFVSKDKLQSMQDVEQTISFSSSELKKASKIAVHLKNRQKDKLGNRLSNDITFENGFNILVNNIKGL; encoded by the coding sequence ATGAAGAAGTTATATAAAATTGGTCTCTTTTTTTCAATTCTTTTCTTTTGTTTGTTAGGAATAGCTGTCAGAGGTGAAGGAACATCAAAACAAATTATTAATGTACCTCAATTATCTGGCGATTATGATACTTTATTGGCAGATAATTCTGATCGTGGCTTAAGATTGGAATTAAATATGGATGTTCGCACAGGAAAAAGCTTATGGGGAGATTCAAACATTACGGCTGCACAACAATTAGAAAATGCAATGAAAAAATACAACACAGATAAACCACAGTTAGCTCAAGTATATCTTTATTTAACCGGTTATAAAGATAAACCTCTAGATGATGCAGCAATTGAAAATATGAATAAGTATTTTGATCTTTTAGCGAAAAAAGGTATAAAAGCAGTTTTACGATTTGCCTATATTTGGGATGATAGCAATGTTTTAGCACAAGAACCAAAAACAAACCAGGTTGTCAGTCATATTGATCAATTGGCACCTTGGATTAGTAAACATCGGAATCAGATTACAGTACTACAAGCAGGATTTATTGGTACTTGGGGAGAATGGGATTCAGGTGCCAGAAGTCGTATGAATGAAAAGCAAATACTAACTACCTTATTAGATAAAACACCAAAAGATCTACAAATTCAAGTCAGATATTTGAATATTAAAAATAATAATATTGAAAAAAATAGTGAGAATTGGAATCGTGCCGGGTACCATGATGATTTCTTGATTGGTGTTCCCCATGGTTGGAATACAGCTGGTTCAAATCCTAATAGTGCGGATTGGAAGCAAATGACAGAAGAGTCAAAAAATCTTCTCATCGATGGTGAAATGATTTGGGGATCGGCCAATGCAACCTATGTTTCAGGAGATGGCATTAATGGATTGTTGATGGCTAAAAGATTGGCAGAACAACATTTTACTTCATTAAGCATTACACATAATTATACAGAAGGTGGCAAGGATAAACCTTATTCAATGGTTAATTGGCAATCTGAGTTTGTAAATCAACGAGTATTAGAAAAAAACGGACTACCTTACCAGCCAGAATGGTTTATCGATCAAAATGGAAATAATATTCCTAGGTCTCTTTTTGAATATATCAAACAATATTTAGGCTATAGAATAGCAGTTGAATCAGGTTCCTATAATATTAAAAATAATCAATTAAATGTTTCTCTAAAAATGAAGAATTATGGCTTTGCAGCCCCACTCGCTTTAGATGGTGTCTATGTCGTATTGCTGGATGAAAACAATCATCAAACTGCTCAGAAAGAATTCGTAAGTAAAGACAAGCTCCAATCGATGCAAGATGTGGAACAAACTATAAGTTTTTCTTCAAGTGAATTGAAGAAAGCGAGTAAAATAGCTGTACATTTGAAGAATAGGCAGAAAGATAAATTGGGAAATCGTTTAAGTAATGATATAACATTTGAAAATGGTTTTAACATATTGGTAAATAATATTAAAGGTTTATAG
- a CDS encoding helix-turn-helix domain-containing protein gives MLLSKVLKKKRQERGETQQQVADMLHISRQSISNWENNKSYPDVPTLIELSQYFDFSLDVLKGDDDLMKKIKKDYEFIHKEKENKKYQLYLMVILLLMFIPILFIPLFGKHVMVVKYIGIFVVLMSICLLYFSLKLVQTYYKDVADKNGPLFIPKAFGIWITINPFNFWGKVIWLSLIAFLVVLVIKMILTPI, from the coding sequence ATGTTGTTATCTAAGGTATTAAAGAAAAAAAGGCAGGAAAGGGGAGAGACACAACAACAAGTGGCAGATATGCTTCATATTTCTAGACAAAGTATTTCCAACTGGGAAAACAATAAAAGTTATCCAGATGTTCCAACCTTGATAGAGTTAAGCCAATATTTTGATTTTTCATTGGACGTCTTAAAAGGAGATGACGATCTTATGAAAAAAATAAAGAAAGATTATGAATTTATCCATAAAGAAAAAGAGAATAAAAAATATCAATTGTATTTAATGGTTATTTTACTACTCATGTTCATTCCTATTTTATTTATTCCATTATTTGGTAAACACGTTATGGTTGTAAAATATATTGGCATTTTCGTTGTGCTGATGTCTATTTGTTTACTCTATTTCAGTTTAAAACTGGTACAAACATACTATAAAGATGTAGCTGACAAAAATGGTCCTCTGTTTATTCCCAAAGCATTCGGAATTTGGATCACCATCAATCCTTTTAATTTTTGGGGAAAAGTTATTTGGCTTTCTTTAATTGCTTTTTTAGTTGTACTAGTGATAAAAATGATTTTGACCCCTATTTAA
- a CDS encoding GHKL domain-containing protein, producing the protein MKLTFILLFTLVSILAIILVRFLYYFRASNDIGLEEKEYYILSVTPFLSILLFFYFYHFDPIVFLIVNVCMMIINISVVALSNHLAEKNYVLQQQILTGVQNQYYKESLKSQKEVRIMRHDLKNLLLSLNYHIENRDFNQAKSLLLEITQGSDYLYKKYTECWPIDVVLSNKVNQMEKENILYCLDLKIPKDILLEEKVVDICAILGNILDNAIEEYIRIKSSGIIKICIHYHQNKLVFKITNPAQKKDLDFTKKIIKSEKKYSRYGLGINSVIERVNKLNGYSDFSWSNDYFKVLIIISIV; encoded by the coding sequence ATGAAATTAACTTTTATTCTTTTATTCACATTGGTTTCAATTCTTGCGATTATTCTAGTTCGATTTTTATACTATTTCAGAGCAAGTAATGATATTGGACTAGAGGAAAAAGAGTATTACATTCTTTCTGTTACACCTTTTCTGTCTATCCTCCTGTTTTTCTATTTTTACCATTTTGACCCTATTGTATTTTTAATTGTGAATGTATGCATGATGATTATTAACATATCTGTTGTTGCTTTATCTAATCATTTAGCAGAAAAAAACTATGTACTACAACAACAAATTTTAACGGGTGTTCAAAACCAGTATTATAAAGAGTCTCTGAAAAGTCAGAAGGAAGTTAGGATTATGAGACATGATTTGAAAAATTTATTACTTAGTCTAAATTATCACATCGAAAATAGAGATTTTAATCAGGCAAAGTCTTTATTACTAGAGATTACCCAGGGTTCAGATTATCTTTATAAAAAGTATACTGAATGTTGGCCGATTGATGTAGTTTTGAGTAATAAAGTAAATCAAATGGAAAAGGAAAATATTTTGTATTGTTTAGATTTAAAAATACCTAAGGATATCTTATTGGAAGAGAAAGTTGTTGATATATGTGCAATATTGGGAAATATATTAGACAATGCAATTGAGGAGTATATCAGAATTAAAAGCAGTGGAATTATCAAGATTTGTATTCATTACCATCAAAATAAATTAGTATTTAAGATTACTAATCCTGCTCAAAAAAAGGATTTAGATTTTACTAAGAAAATAATTAAGTCTGAGAAAAAATATAGTAGATATGGTTTAGGTATAAATAGTGTTATAGAGAGGGTGAACAAATTAAATGGGTATTCAGACTTTTCATGGAGTAATGATTATTTTAAAGTACTGATCATAATTTCTATAGTATAA
- a CDS encoding ABC transporter permease subunit, translated as MKNLIEVELFKFYKRKIFISITLLSSFSLIYALGIYFKWSFILISGKLDLIAFATTMWALIMMLGIPLVLFSFLGATILGGEITDGQILLEITRVYSRKKLIIGKFLSVSLVVLLCYLLNILLSSLFYMLFVANSSHGTGVKLHFMDYSIHLMLESITGVFFLILMVSLSMFFSASWGSFRAVLFTIIVFVILKFVSNIQVISIWLPGYYTLVDNANYSHLTILYQIILMCGLSVLVLYVLNKQMVNKNF; from the coding sequence ATGAAAAATCTTATTGAGGTAGAACTATTTAAATTTTATAAACGAAAGATATTTATAAGTATTACGCTTCTTAGTAGTTTTTCTCTTATATATGCACTAGGGATCTATTTTAAATGGTCGTTTATACTGATTTCAGGTAAGCTCGATTTGATTGCATTTGCAACTACGATGTGGGCATTAATTATGATGCTAGGAATTCCATTGGTTCTCTTTTCCTTTCTTGGTGCAACAATTTTAGGGGGAGAGATTACGGATGGACAAATTCTTTTAGAAATTACAAGAGTTTATTCACGAAAGAAATTAATCATAGGAAAATTTCTTTCTGTATCACTGGTAGTGTTGCTATGTTATTTGCTTAATATTCTTTTATCAAGTTTATTCTATATGTTATTTGTTGCAAATTCTAGTCATGGTACTGGTGTGAAATTGCATTTTATGGATTACAGTATTCATTTGATGCTTGAAAGTATCACAGGTGTCTTTTTTTTAATATTGATGGTTTCTTTGTCCATGTTTTTTTCAGCAAGTTGGGGAAGCTTTCGAGCAGTATTGTTTACAATCATCGTTTTTGTGATTTTAAAATTTGTTTCAAACATTCAAGTGATTAGTATATGGTTACCTGGTTACTATACATTGGTAGATAATGCGAACTACTCTCATCTAACTATTCTTTATCAAATTATATTGATGTGTGGTCTATCTGTATTGGTACTTTATGTCCTGAATAAACAGATGGTCAATAAAAACTTCTAG
- a CDS encoding tyrosine-type recombinase/integrase, translating into MHQLLKTEITYFQEKKYGFSHIISHDLRHTFVSDLLNQGINGLIIKSLVDHAEISNMI; encoded by the coding sequence ATTCATCAATTATTAAAGACTGAAATTACATATTTTCAAGAGAAAAAATATGGATTTTCTCATATCATCTCTCATGATTTAAGACATACCTTTGTTTCAGATTTACTCAATCAAGGAATAAATGGCTTAATAATTAAATCTCTTGTCGATCATGCAGAAATTTCTAACATGATTTAA
- a CDS encoding LytR/AlgR family response regulator transcription factor, producing the protein MYKIAICDDDVFQNTYLEQLIENFFINRGIKFELDIYQNGYSLIDAITKQKLIYQILFLDIEMAELNGIDTARKIRKYDKKMLLSYITSYDKYTIESFEVFPFRYLLKPVNEEKIDKLLDLAIEEININNNYLFFKSGSEEHQMIYDKIITISSERGRQIRVENTMGKDILFYGKIKELELKLDLLRFVKVNSGTIVNMNYIDYIADKVIYLTNGNRIILSRGQSKMFKECYNRFIERAIGI; encoded by the coding sequence ATGTATAAAATTGCTATATGTGATGATGATGTATTTCAAAATACCTATCTAGAACAGTTAATTGAGAATTTTTTCATCAATAGAGGTATCAAATTTGAGTTGGATATCTATCAAAATGGCTATTCATTGATAGATGCTATTACAAAGCAAAAGCTTATTTATCAAATTTTATTTTTAGATATAGAAATGGCTGAATTAAATGGCATTGATACAGCAAGGAAAATAAGAAAATATGATAAAAAAATGTTGCTTTCATACATAACTAGTTATGATAAATATACAATAGAGAGTTTTGAAGTATTTCCCTTTAGATATTTGTTGAAGCCAGTGAATGAAGAAAAAATAGATAAACTGTTAGATTTAGCGATTGAAGAAATCAACATTAACAATAATTATTTATTTTTTAAATCGGGTAGCGAAGAACACCAGATGATCTATGATAAAATTATAACTATTTCTTCAGAAAGAGGAAGGCAAATAAGAGTTGAAAACACAATGGGTAAAGATATCTTATTTTATGGAAAAATAAAAGAATTAGAATTAAAGTTAGATTTATTGCGTTTTGTGAAAGTAAATTCTGGGACAATTGTAAATATGAACTATATTGATTATATAGCAGATAAAGTGATATATTTAACTAATGGCAATAGGATTATTTTGAGTCGTGGACAAAGTAAGATGTTTAAAGAGTGTTACAATCGCTTTATTGAAAGGGCGATTGGTATATGA
- a CDS encoding DUF1648 domain-containing protein, with translation MKKYQRMIRFSYILEFIFSIWLYIKAPATIAVHFSGSGKPDAFDSKYWLFLLPVLLILAGEILIFIAKKKRKKIGLEQIPTFLPNEWTYITVMFIFFIIFSYFIQQEILY, from the coding sequence ATGAAAAAATACCAGCGAATGATTCGATTTAGTTATATTCTAGAATTTATATTTAGTATTTGGTTATATATCAAAGCACCAGCAACCATTGCTGTTCATTTTTCCGGGTCAGGCAAACCGGATGCCTTTGATTCTAAATATTGGCTTTTTTTACTACCCGTTTTATTAATTCTTGCAGGTGAAATACTCATCTTTATTGCGAAAAAGAAACGGAAAAAAATCGGATTAGAACAGATACCTACATTTTTGCCGAATGAATGGACCTATATAACGGTTATGTTTATTTTCTTTATTATTTTTTCATATTTTATTCAACAAGAAATCTTATATTAA
- a CDS encoding ABC transporter permease, whose amino-acid sequence MRNFLFQIKINYTRIIFRNIRFLLFSIAMPSGFYLLFTQVMTKGMSSAILTTWNTDYLISMVVYSTLISSIFTVSNTLLDDHEHHFDLFVALSPISKLQYYSSMIVVFLSLTMVSTLVLEIIANFGNHVAIDFSTLIFLLIFIPILSLPLFLIGIMLSLIGSGNVINLISNLIVFPMAILSGLWWPLTMMPTWMQKIGKILPTYHIAECLKIFIHKQNFNGLNLGILLLWLIILLGSLKILTIYREKSEA is encoded by the coding sequence ATGAGAAATTTTCTATTTCAAATAAAAATTAACTATACTAGAATCATCTTCCGAAATATCCGATTTTTGCTGTTTAGTATTGCAATGCCTAGTGGTTTTTATTTATTATTTACTCAGGTAATGACCAAGGGAATGTCTTCTGCTATCTTAACAACTTGGAATACAGACTACCTCATCAGCATGGTTGTTTATAGTACGTTGATTAGTTCAATTTTTACTGTATCGAATACTTTATTGGATGATCATGAGCATCATTTCGACTTATTTGTTGCTTTAAGTCCAATTTCTAAATTGCAATATTATTCATCAATGATCGTTGTTTTCCTCTCTCTAACTATGGTTTCAACATTGGTTCTAGAAATCATTGCTAATTTTGGAAATCACGTAGCGATTGATTTTTCTACTTTGATTTTTCTTTTGATCTTCATTCCAATTTTATCGTTGCCATTATTTTTGATTGGAATTATGCTATCATTAATTGGATCAGGTAATGTTATTAATCTAATCAGTAATTTAATTGTTTTTCCAATGGCTATTTTAAGTGGTTTATGGTGGCCGTTAACTATGATGCCTACCTGGATGCAAAAAATTGGTAAGATTTTACCAACCTATCATATCGCCGAATGCTTAAAAATTTTCATTCATAAGCAAAATTTCAATGGACTAAATTTAGGCATACTATTACTTTGGTTGATTATTTTGCTTGGCAGTCTCAAAATCTTAACCATTTATCGAGAAAAAAGTGAGGCTTAA
- a CDS encoding sensor histidine kinase, giving the protein MNPIEKYIVWINKTGDWKRLYGKMKENELLEIYMITLGQAFSIITLKSELAEKLLDHDLKQTKNELKDIADTSRKNLTLVRSIVANLQERTLAETMLEEEKNLQIANILLLSSGELETEIWPIDIQNTLSAVIKEAVTNIIRHSQATLTEIHFSESHINYLTMIKDNGKGFHVIKEGTYGLSGMRTRVTAKKGTIQINSRQGTMITITFSKE; this is encoded by the coding sequence GTGAATCCAATCGAAAAATATATCGTTTGGATAAACAAAACAGGCGATTGGAAACGATTATACGGCAAAATGAAAGAGAACGAATTGCTCGAGATTTACATGATAACCCTAGGGCAGGCTTTCTCAATCATTACTTTAAAATCAGAATTAGCTGAAAAGTTATTAGATCATGACTTAAAACAGACTAAAAATGAGTTAAAAGATATTGCCGATACTTCTAGAAAAAATTTGACACTTGTTCGTAGTATTGTTGCAAATTTACAAGAAAGAACACTTGCTGAAACAATGCTAGAAGAAGAAAAGAATCTTCAAATTGCTAATATTTTGTTACTATCATCAGGTGAGTTGGAAACAGAAATTTGGCCAATCGACATTCAAAACACATTATCAGCTGTAATCAAAGAAGCAGTAACAAATATCATTCGTCATAGTCAGGCAACGTTAACTGAGATTCATTTTTCGGAGAGTCACATTAATTACCTAACAATGATTAAAGATAATGGTAAGGGATTTCATGTAATTAAGGAAGGTACCTATGGTCTTTCTGGAATGAGAACAAGGGTAACAGCTAAAAAAGGAACAATCCAAATCAATTCTAGACAAGGGACAATGATTACAATAACTTTTTCTAAGGAGTAA
- a CDS encoding ABC transporter ATP-binding protein, translated as MEKLLEIKNLKKTYDHKEVLKDISIVLNQGEIIGLIGKNGAGKTTLMKILLGLTSFDYGSIEYKGDRSYLQKYEVMSQFGYLLECKLFEYLNGFDNLYVSEKYANSPKNKNELKGKILELLNFVDLPNNHKMVKGYSFGMKQRLGLVLALMGNPKVLILDEPFVGLDSMGVEHFKRYIFEMKEKRGITILISSHQLSEIEQICDRYLFIRDKKVKEIVKINNEKIKIILHNPTSKLIKKLKSIVYVNQNEISFSKNMQLLDTVLKLIYLEKGKIQDIDIENTGLENLFKE; from the coding sequence ATGGAAAAACTATTAGAAATAAAAAATTTAAAAAAGACATATGATCATAAAGAAGTTTTAAAAGATATTTCAATTGTCTTGAATCAAGGTGAAATTATTGGGTTAATTGGGAAAAATGGTGCTGGTAAAACAACGCTTATGAAAATTTTATTGGGATTGACCTCATTTGACTATGGCAGTATTGAATATAAAGGTGATCGTTCGTATTTACAAAAGTATGAAGTTATGAGTCAGTTTGGTTATTTATTAGAGTGTAAACTTTTTGAGTATCTAAATGGGTTCGATAATTTGTATGTTAGTGAAAAATATGCTAATTCCCCAAAAAATAAAAATGAATTAAAAGGAAAAATTCTTGAGTTACTAAATTTTGTAGATTTACCAAATAATCACAAAATGGTAAAGGGCTATTCGTTTGGTATGAAACAGAGACTAGGATTAGTATTAGCGCTAATGGGGAATCCCAAAGTTCTTATTTTGGATGAGCCATTTGTAGGACTAGATTCAATGGGAGTAGAACATTTTAAAAGATATATATTTGAAATGAAAGAAAAAAGAGGCATCACGATTCTGATTTCATCACATCAATTATCTGAAATTGAACAGATATGTGATCGTTATCTGTTTATCAGAGATAAAAAAGTAAAAGAAATAGTAAAAATAAATAATGAAAAAATAAAAATTATATTACATAATCCAACGTCTAAATTAATAAAAAAATTAAAATCGATCGTTTATGTAAATCAAAATGAAATTTCATTTTCTAAAAATATGCAGTTATTGGATACAGTTTTAAAACTTATTTATTTAGAAAAAGGAAAGATACAAGACATTGATATTGAAAACACAGGCTTAGAAAATCTTTTTAAGGAGTGA
- a CDS encoding ABC transporter ATP-binding protein produces MNQVILEVENLSKSYKDKKILDHISFKIKKGEIIALLGVNGSGKSTLINILNQLIVKNEGTISLFGKRIIKESREKIGVMLQHDFSLNKIKVNELLRLVRSYYKTPLAYQTLLQLANLQEEENSYMTHLSGGQRRRLNFAIAMAGDPQLIFLDEPTAGMDSYSRKLFWQTIEEFKQAGKTFFVTSHYLEELDSISDHVLILKNTKLVYDGSLQELRQQKGNFIIKFTTKLPRAIFEDFSAVKKIWLNQDHYQLITEEPNILFADLNPYVKSLNELTVELSSLESFIYEINKETNK; encoded by the coding sequence ATGAATCAAGTCATCTTAGAAGTAGAAAATCTTTCTAAAAGCTATAAAGATAAAAAAATTTTAGATCATATCTCTTTTAAAATAAAAAAGGGAGAAATTATTGCCTTATTGGGAGTAAATGGATCTGGAAAATCCACACTAATTAATATTCTAAATCAATTGATAGTTAAAAATGAAGGAACCATCTCGCTTTTTGGTAAACGTATCATTAAAGAAAGTCGTGAAAAAATTGGTGTGATGCTTCAACATGATTTTTCCTTAAATAAAATCAAAGTTAACGAATTATTGAGACTAGTTAGAAGTTATTATAAAACACCACTTGCTTATCAAACATTATTACAATTAGCAAATTTACAAGAAGAAGAGAATAGCTATATGACTCACTTATCAGGTGGCCAGAGAAGACGATTAAATTTTGCTATAGCTATGGCAGGAGATCCACAGTTGATATTTTTAGATGAACCAACTGCTGGGATGGACAGTTATAGTAGGAAATTGTTCTGGCAAACCATCGAGGAATTCAAACAAGCCGGTAAAACTTTTTTTGTTACCAGTCATTATTTAGAAGAATTAGATAGTATTTCTGATCATGTTCTGATCTTAAAAAACACTAAATTAGTCTACGATGGTAGTTTACAAGAATTAAGACAACAAAAGGGTAATTTTATAATTAAATTTACTACAAAATTACCAAGAGCAATTTTTGAAGATTTTTCTGCTGTGAAAAAAATTTGGTTAAATCAAGATCACTATCAACTGATAACAGAGGAACCAAATATTTTGTTTGCAGACTTAAATCCCTATGTCAAAAGTTTAAACGAGCTGACCGTTGAACTAAGTTCATTAGAATCGTTCATTTATGAAATCAACAAGGAGACTAACAAATGA